A portion of the Vreelandella subglaciescola genome contains these proteins:
- a CDS encoding class I SAM-dependent methyltransferase — MSPESIRWDNIALPIGLTLEQRAEGLVLAGDEKRYGKSLYVDFVGGKAGHRRRFGGGRGQLIARACGLSKGVTPSVVDATAGLGRDAFVLAGLGATVVLIERVPAIAALLADGLARAARHADTAEIAARMRLMPGDATVELAALVAASGQAPEVVHLDPMFPHREKSALVKKDMRMFRELAGEDADGPRLLEAALDVATHRVVVKRPRKAPPIEGPAVAHTLEGKTSRYDIYVHRSLRPRRGQEV; from the coding sequence ATGAGCCCTGAGAGTATCCGCTGGGACAATATCGCGCTGCCCATCGGGCTGACGCTCGAGCAGCGCGCCGAAGGGCTGGTGCTGGCCGGCGATGAAAAACGCTACGGCAAGTCGCTGTACGTCGATTTTGTTGGCGGCAAGGCCGGCCACCGGCGGCGCTTTGGCGGCGGGCGCGGCCAGCTGATAGCCCGCGCCTGCGGGCTTTCCAAAGGCGTGACGCCAAGCGTGGTCGACGCCACGGCGGGACTTGGCCGCGACGCCTTTGTGCTGGCCGGTTTGGGCGCAACGGTGGTGCTGATTGAACGGGTGCCGGCGATTGCCGCACTGCTGGCCGATGGCCTGGCACGCGCGGCGCGCCACGCCGATACCGCCGAGATTGCTGCGCGCATGCGGCTGATGCCGGGCGACGCCACGGTCGAGCTGGCCGCGCTGGTTGCAGCGTCGGGGCAGGCCCCCGAGGTCGTCCATCTTGACCCGATGTTTCCCCACCGCGAGAAATCCGCGCTGGTGAAAAAAGACATGCGCATGTTTCGCGAGCTGGCCGGTGAGGATGCCGACGGCCCGCGTTTGCTCGAGGCCGCGCTCGACGTCGCCACCCATCGGGTGGTGGTCAAGCGGCCGCGCAAGGCGCCGCCCATCGAAGGGCCGGCGGTGGCGCATACGCTTGAAGGCAAAACCAGCCGCTACGATATTTACGTCCACCGCTCGCTGCGCCCTCGGCGCGGTCAGGAGGTTTAG
- a CDS encoding phospholipase D-like domain-containing protein, whose protein sequence is MPVWREHNHFTLLPESASFLPAMFEAFAQAERYILVELYLMESGRLADQVIEALVSAARRGVTVCLLLDGFGSMGLATHDRKRLQDGGVALRFFNPLGWHSLTRNLSRDHRKIVVVDGRAAFVGGFGAVDAFLDAWYEIAVRAEGPVVADWETLFRRLWASRFTRGECTRPAPRLPHAAVSESGGSMRGRVMMGRGYRYQAIRLSLQFRVDNAQRRLWLCTPYFVPTLSLRRRLKRAARRGVDVRLLLPGGHNDHLSVRYASQRFYAAMLKAGVRIYEFQPSFIHAKFVLADDWSSIGSCNFDHWNLHWNMEANQEVDDAHFAAEVNALFERNFAVSDEVDARAWAARPWYQRAREWLFGRLDGLLTRLK, encoded by the coding sequence ATGCCGGTGTGGCGTGAGCACAATCATTTTACCCTGTTGCCCGAGTCGGCGAGCTTTCTGCCGGCGATGTTTGAGGCGTTCGCGCAGGCCGAGCGCTACATTCTGGTCGAGCTTTATCTGATGGAATCCGGCCGGCTGGCCGATCAGGTGATCGAAGCGCTGGTGAGTGCCGCCCGGCGCGGCGTGACGGTATGTCTGCTGCTGGATGGCTTTGGCAGCATGGGGCTTGCCACTCACGACCGTAAGCGGCTGCAGGACGGCGGCGTGGCGCTGCGGTTTTTCAACCCGCTGGGGTGGCATTCGCTGACCCGCAATCTGAGCCGTGATCACCGTAAAATCGTGGTGGTGGATGGCCGCGCGGCCTTTGTCGGCGGCTTTGGTGCGGTAGATGCGTTTCTTGACGCCTGGTATGAAATCGCCGTGCGCGCTGAAGGCCCGGTGGTGGCTGACTGGGAGACGCTGTTCAGGCGGCTGTGGGCCTCGCGGTTTACCCGCGGCGAGTGCACACGACCAGCACCGCGCCTGCCGCACGCCGCCGTCAGTGAGTCTGGCGGCAGCATGCGCGGGCGGGTGATGATGGGGCGAGGGTATCGTTATCAGGCCATTCGCCTGTCGCTGCAGTTCCGCGTGGACAACGCGCAGCGTCGGCTGTGGCTGTGCACGCCCTACTTTGTGCCGACGCTGTCGCTGCGTCGGCGGCTTAAGCGTGCCGCGCGCCGCGGCGTTGACGTGCGCCTGCTATTGCCCGGCGGGCACAACGACCACCTTAGCGTGCGCTACGCCAGCCAGCGCTTTTACGCTGCCATGCTCAAGGCCGGCGTGCGTATTTACGAGTTCCAGCCGAGCTTTATTCACGCCAAGTTCGTCCTTGCGGATGACTGGAGCAGCATCGGCTCGTGCAACTTCGATCACTGGAACCTGCACTGGAACATGGAAGCCAATCAGGAAGTGGACGATGCGCACTTTGCCGCCGAGGTGAATGCCCTGTTCGAGCGCAATTTCGCGGTCAGCGATGAAGTCGACGCCCGCGCTTGGGCGGCACGCCCCTGGTACCAGCGTGCCCGCGAGTGGCTGTTTGGCAGGCTCGACGGGCTGCTGACGCGGTTGAAATAA
- a CDS encoding YecA family protein encodes MSQRPTPPHQNTPEAAPPEPLLSDDALEQLDDFLDSDRVDEDALDLISTHGFMVALAVAPSEVPAEQWLVELFQGEPAYADDAERTEITGLLTALRDNAIALLEQGGLVELPFELILDGLPPEETPIGDWCAGFMEGVFSDESAWFADDEEAAATLLLPFMLLSGLFDDEPDIAELSGDTQRLEALTTQLPELVLDLYLHYRVPPEAPSGGRGAKPKPRPKTPAKGKKRR; translated from the coding sequence ATGTCACAGCGCCCGACCCCCCCGCACCAGAATACCCCCGAGGCCGCGCCGCCCGAGCCGCTGTTAAGCGATGACGCGCTTGAGCAACTGGACGATTTTCTTGATTCAGACCGGGTCGATGAAGACGCGTTGGATCTGATCTCGACCCACGGTTTCATGGTCGCGTTGGCCGTCGCCCCGAGCGAGGTGCCCGCCGAGCAGTGGCTTGTCGAGCTGTTTCAGGGCGAGCCCGCCTACGCGGATGACGCCGAGCGCACCGAGATTACCGGCCTGCTGACGGCGCTGCGCGACAACGCCATTGCGCTGCTGGAACAGGGCGGGCTGGTGGAACTGCCGTTTGAGCTGATCCTCGACGGACTGCCCCCCGAGGAAACGCCCATCGGCGACTGGTGCGCAGGCTTCATGGAAGGCGTGTTCAGCGATGAAAGCGCCTGGTTTGCCGACGACGAAGAGGCCGCCGCGACCCTGCTGCTGCCGTTCATGCTGCTCTCGGGGCTGTTCGACGACGAGCCGGACATTGCCGAGCTGTCGGGCGATACCCAGCGGCTGGAAGCGTTGACCACACAGCTGCCCGAACTGGTGCTGGACTTGTACCTGCACTACCGCGTGCCGCCGGAAGCGCCGAGCGGTGGGCGCGGCGCCAAGCCCAAGCCGCGGCCGAAAACGCCGGCCAAGGGTAAAAAGCGCCGTTAA
- a CDS encoding SprT-like domain-containing protein translates to MPSLSSNAAVPLLAWPDERLAGLDNAALEDAARTRVTEALERAREVYPGLPAPGVWFDLKGASAGQAHLGRGGLRFNPVLLRENREIFFAEVIPHELAHWLVFHLQDGPRLKPHGREWQAVMRELFALVPRVTHRLDVSRARPAPYRYRCRCGEHHFTPQRHAQRQKGRRYRCRQCADTLVYCGRDAARE, encoded by the coding sequence ATGCCCAGTTTATCATCAAATGCGGCCGTACCACTGCTGGCCTGGCCCGATGAAAGGCTCGCCGGACTGGATAACGCCGCCCTTGAAGACGCCGCACGCACCCGCGTCACGGAGGCGCTTGAACGTGCCCGCGAGGTCTATCCGGGGCTGCCCGCGCCCGGCGTGTGGTTTGACCTGAAAGGCGCCTCGGCCGGGCAGGCGCACCTGGGGCGCGGCGGGCTGCGCTTTAACCCGGTGCTGCTGCGCGAAAATCGCGAGATCTTTTTTGCCGAGGTGATTCCCCACGAGCTGGCGCACTGGCTGGTGTTTCATCTGCAGGACGGGCCGCGCCTGAAGCCCCACGGGCGCGAATGGCAAGCGGTGATGCGCGAGCTGTTTGCGCTGGTGCCGCGCGTGACCCACCGGCTGGACGTGAGCCGCGCACGGCCGGCGCCGTACCGCTACCGCTGCCGATGCGGCGAGCATCATTTTACCCCTCAGCGCCACGCACAGCGGCAGAAAGGACGGCGTTACCGTTGTCGACAATGTGCTGATACCTTGGTCTATTGTGGCCGTGATGCCGCCCGAGAATAG
- the acs gene encoding acetate--CoA ligase: MSEQQQSPHAPQQPHVYPVRDAIAANAWADQQHYAAMYQRSIDDPEGFWAEQARRLDWIKAPTTIKNTSFDRDSVEISWFADGELNAAANCLDRHLQHRGDQTAIIWEGDDPADSRHITYAELYQRTNQLANALKALGIGKGDTVTLYMPMIPEAAVAMLACARIGAVHSVIFGGFSPDAIAQRVKGAQSRLVITADESVRGGKHVPLKDNVDAALTREGTEVCENVLVVQRTGGDIDWHAGRDVWYHEVVEKQGLECPAEAMNAEDPLFILYTSGSTGAPKGLKHTTGGYLTYASLTHHYVFDYHAGEVFWCTADVGWVTGHSYLIYGPLLNGATTLMFEGVPTYPTHGRMGEIVDKHQVNILYTAPTAVRALMAHGDRVMDSSSRESLRLLGSAGEPINPEAWEWFYRVIGNERCPIVDTWWQTETGGIMIAPLPGATPLKPGSATRPFFGIKPAIMDSEGQQLEGEAEGNLVVLDSWPGQARSIWGDHERFVSTYFSTYDGVYFTGDGCRRDADGDYWITGRVDDVLNVSGHRMGTAEIESALVAHEAVAEAAVVGYPHAIKGQGIYIYVTLGDDAAPSEALKKELAQCMRRDLGSIAVPDIIQWAPSLPKTRSGKIMRRILRKIAANECDSLGDTSTLADPSVVDELIEQREIHSSR; the protein is encoded by the coding sequence ATGAGCGAACAACAACAGTCCCCGCATGCGCCACAGCAGCCCCACGTTTATCCGGTGCGCGACGCTATCGCTGCCAATGCCTGGGCCGACCAGCAACACTACGCGGCCATGTACCAGCGCTCGATAGACGATCCGGAAGGCTTCTGGGCCGAGCAGGCCAGGCGGCTTGACTGGATCAAGGCGCCGACCACCATCAAGAACACCTCGTTTGATCGCGACAGCGTGGAGATTAGCTGGTTTGCCGACGGTGAGCTCAACGCCGCCGCCAACTGTCTGGATCGCCACCTGCAACACCGCGGTGACCAGACCGCGATTATCTGGGAAGGCGACGACCCCGCCGACTCGCGCCACATTACCTACGCCGAGCTTTACCAGCGCACCAATCAGTTGGCCAACGCGCTCAAAGCGCTGGGCATTGGCAAGGGCGACACCGTCACGCTGTACATGCCGATGATTCCCGAAGCGGCGGTGGCCATGCTGGCCTGCGCGCGTATCGGCGCGGTGCACTCGGTGATTTTTGGCGGCTTCTCGCCCGACGCCATTGCCCAGCGGGTGAAAGGCGCGCAGTCCAGGCTGGTGATTACCGCCGATGAATCCGTGCGCGGCGGCAAGCACGTGCCGCTCAAGGATAACGTCGATGCCGCCCTGACCCGCGAGGGCACCGAGGTGTGCGAAAACGTACTGGTGGTCCAGCGTACGGGCGGTGACATCGACTGGCACGCGGGCCGTGATGTCTGGTACCACGAGGTGGTCGAAAAACAGGGGCTTGAGTGCCCGGCGGAGGCGATGAACGCCGAAGATCCGCTGTTTATCCTGTATACCTCGGGCTCCACCGGCGCGCCCAAGGGCCTCAAGCACACCACCGGCGGTTATTTGACCTACGCCTCGCTGACCCACCACTACGTGTTTGATTACCACGCGGGCGAAGTGTTCTGGTGCACCGCCGATGTGGGCTGGGTGACCGGGCACAGTTACCTGATCTACGGCCCGTTGCTGAACGGGGCGACCACGCTGATGTTTGAAGGTGTGCCCACCTATCCGACTCACGGGCGCATGGGCGAAATCGTCGATAAGCATCAGGTCAACATCCTCTATACCGCGCCCACCGCGGTACGCGCGCTGATGGCCCACGGCGATCGGGTGATGGATTCGAGCTCGCGCGAAAGCCTGCGACTGCTGGGTTCCGCAGGCGAGCCGATCAACCCCGAGGCCTGGGAGTGGTTCTATCGCGTGATCGGCAACGAGCGCTGCCCGATTGTGGATACCTGGTGGCAGACCGAAACGGGCGGCATCATGATTGCCCCGCTGCCGGGCGCCACGCCGCTCAAGCCCGGCTCGGCGACAAGGCCGTTTTTCGGCATAAAGCCGGCGATCATGGACAGCGAAGGCCAGCAGCTTGAGGGCGAAGCCGAAGGCAATCTGGTGGTGCTGGATTCCTGGCCGGGGCAGGCGCGCTCGATCTGGGGTGACCACGAACGCTTTGTGAGCACCTATTTCTCGACCTACGACGGCGTGTACTTCACCGGCGACGGCTGCCGCCGCGACGCCGACGGTGACTACTGGATCACCGGCCGGGTGGACGATGTGCTCAACGTGTCCGGCCACCGCATGGGTACTGCCGAAATCGAGTCGGCGCTGGTGGCCCACGAGGCGGTGGCTGAAGCGGCGGTGGTGGGCTACCCCCACGCGATCAAGGGCCAGGGCATCTACATCTACGTCACCCTGGGCGACGACGCGGCACCGTCTGAGGCGCTCAAAAAGGAGCTGGCTCAGTGCATGCGCCGTGATCTGGGGTCTATCGCCGTGCCGGATATCATTCAGTGGGCGCCGTCGCTGCCCAAGACCCGCTCGGGCAAGATCATGCGGCGCATTCTGCGCAAGATTGCCGCCAACGAATGCGATAGTCTGGGTGATACCAGCACGCTGGCCGACCCGAGCGTGGTCGACGAGCTGATCGAACAGCGCGAAATCCACAGCAGTAGATGA